From a single Adhaeribacter swui genomic region:
- a CDS encoding pirin family protein yields MIDIVIEARNAAIMPGMEVRRILPFRLRRMVGPFIFMDHAGPVQITPQQVSNMDVLPHPHIGLSTVSYLFDGQVTHRDSLGVKQVIRPGEVNWMTAGRGIAHSERFEDPATLAGGSLEMIQTWVALPEKEEEALPSFDNYQPEQLPVFTDTGVWMRLIAGNAFGLQNNVKTHSPLFYLHVVLQAGARFGLPREHTERGVYVAKGSVEIAGRTYTVGQMLVFTKNSDPIILAKEPTTLMLLGGEPLGERFIWWNFVSSRKERIEQAKADWKEGRILLPPTDNLEFVPLPEDKSRPAGSPPPQALS; encoded by the coding sequence ATGATTGATATTGTAATTGAAGCCCGGAATGCGGCTATTATGCCGGGGATGGAAGTACGCCGGATTTTACCTTTTCGGCTGCGCCGGATGGTGGGGCCATTTATTTTTATGGATCACGCGGGACCCGTGCAGATTACGCCCCAGCAGGTTTCTAATATGGATGTGTTGCCGCATCCGCACATTGGTTTGTCCACGGTAAGTTATTTGTTTGATGGCCAGGTAACACATCGCGACAGCCTGGGGGTTAAACAGGTAATCCGCCCCGGCGAAGTCAATTGGATGACGGCCGGTCGTGGCATTGCTCATTCCGAACGTTTCGAAGATCCGGCTACGCTAGCAGGCGGTTCTTTAGAAATGATTCAAACCTGGGTGGCTTTACCAGAAAAAGAAGAAGAAGCTTTGCCCAGTTTTGATAATTACCAGCCGGAACAATTACCCGTTTTTACCGATACCGGCGTTTGGATGCGCTTGATTGCCGGCAATGCCTTTGGATTACAGAATAACGTAAAAACCCACTCGCCGCTATTTTACTTACACGTGGTTTTGCAAGCCGGCGCCCGGTTCGGGTTACCGCGGGAACATACCGAAAGAGGAGTTTACGTAGCCAAAGGCAGCGTAGAAATTGCCGGACGAACTTACACGGTGGGCCAGATGCTGGTATTTACCAAAAACTCCGACCCAATTATTCTGGCCAAAGAACCAACGACTTTGATGTTATTAGGCGGCGAACCTTTGGGCGAACGGTTTATCTGGTGGAATTTTGTGTCGTCGCGTAAAGAGCGCATTGAACAAGCTAAAGCCGACTGGAAAGAAGGCCGCATTTTGCTACCGCCCACCGATAACTTGGAATTTGTGCCGCTCCCGGAAGATAAATCCCGCCCAGCCGGCAGCCCACCCCCGCAAGCGTTATCCTGA
- a CDS encoding ABC transporter permease/M1 family aminopeptidase: protein MKLWTIFCFEFTYQIRRRTTWLYLGVLLVFTLLMNLVTTPGDGVYPNNTFHITAVTVIGGFIWLIMGAAVAGEAAARDLQTRMHPLTYTAPVTKLHYLGGRFLAALAVNALLLLSLPVGALLSFYLPGMESGELLPFRPLIYGNVYFFIALPGALVATALQFSLAALNRRVMTSYLASLLLALVAQIIALAMARLFGNWDLVKLLDPVGVTGIIGNELQTWTATEKNTRLIMLEGMFLLNRVLWLSVALGLLLLTYFRFRFTHQETHHVVVGLKRRPNLPPETFTATRNKAPAISVPQVSRSFNFATYFYQTFTLAGAFFKKIAQHPAGLTLVAALVLVSVISANRIITQFGIPLLPTTPQVLSYLATPISNISSPWVIIPLLIMYYSGELVWRERDAGLQDLIDATPVPEWVFFIGKFLGLSLIIVVWMVLLLAEGIGMQLNMGYYTLDLGLYLQVLFLLQLPDYLIFALLALVVHVVVNQKYIGYLVMLLVFGFIAFPGTFQVEHPMLIFGASPGWSYTDMRGFGTTLGPWLWFKFYWIAWALFLAVAANLLWPRGREQGLKYRLQLARHRFTPATAWVTVIVTGLVLTLGSFIFYNTNILNEYLSSADLNKRKAEYEQRYSQFRNTPQPQLTATKLHAEIYPDQQQVEIRAAYTLVNKNTVPINSIHMGSTPGVKLSAVKFNRSAVGVVKDKERSYYIYALKQALQPGDSLQLNFVVTHKQRGFQMNNTHSLVVKNGTFFTNYDLLPSIGYQSRREIKDAVLRKKYKLAPRPTMPSLYDLQARNKPFSNDQSTFEATVGTAKEEIAVTPGSLKKTWTVGNRRYFRYKTDAAIGGEYAFFSGNYAVHKSKWQHVAIRIYYHPGHVQNIDRMLQSVKASLRYYTEQFGAYPYGHLTVVEHAGSGGGGGASADASLIYYGEQYSLMNPDDSPQGFDLPYYILAHEVAHQWWGMARLSPANVEGAGVLIEGLAVYAGMQVLEKYYGQNHLRQYVNYLHSAYEMPRSLASASLLRANEEFLYYRKGGLAMHALSKYIGQAKVNGALQRLLQKHSSGELPLPTTLDLYQELQQVTPDSLHYLLRDLFQQNTYWRLKTKQVTANPTKAGNWQVTLRVQAQKIVVDSTGLEKEVPMHDWLEVGLYEEDKDLSDPLYQQMHRIRTGEQTIKLTVPRKPISGGIDPNYLLIDLRLEDNVIQVEK from the coding sequence ATGAAACTCTGGACGATCTTCTGCTTTGAATTCACCTACCAAATACGGCGCCGCACCACCTGGCTTTATTTAGGAGTTTTGCTGGTGTTTACTTTGCTGATGAACCTGGTAACTACCCCGGGCGACGGCGTATACCCTAACAATACCTTCCATATCACGGCAGTTACGGTAATTGGTGGCTTTATTTGGCTCATCATGGGTGCGGCCGTGGCGGGCGAAGCCGCCGCCCGGGATCTGCAAACGCGAATGCATCCGCTAACCTACACTGCTCCGGTAACGAAGCTGCACTATCTGGGCGGACGCTTTTTGGCTGCATTGGCGGTAAATGCCTTGCTGCTGCTCTCGTTACCAGTGGGGGCACTGCTTTCCTTCTATCTGCCCGGTATGGAGTCCGGCGAATTATTACCTTTCCGGCCATTAATTTACGGAAACGTCTACTTCTTCATTGCCTTGCCTGGTGCCTTGGTGGCCACCGCGCTCCAATTTAGCCTGGCTGCGCTTAACCGCCGGGTAATGACCAGTTACCTGGCCAGCCTTCTGTTAGCCTTGGTGGCACAAATTATTGCGCTGGCGATGGCCAGGCTCTTCGGTAACTGGGACCTGGTAAAATTACTAGACCCGGTTGGAGTTACCGGAATTATAGGTAACGAACTGCAAACCTGGACGGCCACCGAAAAAAATACGCGACTAATTATGCTGGAAGGAATGTTTCTGCTGAATCGTGTTTTGTGGCTGAGCGTGGCTTTAGGCTTGCTGTTACTTACGTACTTTCGCTTCCGTTTTACTCATCAGGAAACCCACCATGTTGTAGTTGGCTTAAAACGTCGGCCAAACTTACCGCCCGAAACATTTACCGCCACCCGCAATAAAGCACCCGCCATTTCTGTTCCGCAAGTTTCCCGCAGTTTCAACTTTGCCACCTATTTCTATCAGACATTCACCTTAGCTGGGGCATTTTTTAAAAAAATTGCCCAACACCCAGCCGGACTTACGCTGGTTGCGGCACTAGTTTTGGTTTCGGTAATAAGCGCTAATCGCATCATAACGCAGTTTGGTATTCCGTTGCTCCCAACTACGCCGCAAGTATTAAGCTACCTGGCTACGCCAATCTCTAATATCAGTAGCCCGTGGGTAATTATTCCGCTGCTCATTATGTACTATAGCGGGGAGCTTGTCTGGCGGGAACGGGATGCCGGCCTGCAGGATTTAATTGATGCTACCCCGGTACCGGAATGGGTATTTTTTATCGGTAAGTTTCTGGGTTTAAGCCTGATTATCGTGGTTTGGATGGTGCTGCTTTTGGCCGAAGGTATCGGGATGCAGTTAAATATGGGCTACTATACATTGGACTTAGGCTTGTACTTGCAGGTGCTCTTTCTCCTTCAGCTTCCGGACTACCTGATTTTTGCCCTGCTGGCCCTGGTGGTACACGTGGTGGTGAATCAAAAATACATAGGTTATTTGGTAATGCTGTTAGTTTTCGGCTTCATCGCCTTTCCGGGCACTTTTCAGGTAGAGCACCCAATGCTTATATTTGGCGCTTCCCCAGGATGGTCGTACACCGATATGCGGGGCTTTGGTACTACCCTGGGACCGTGGCTGTGGTTTAAGTTTTATTGGATTGCCTGGGCTTTGTTCCTGGCTGTAGCCGCCAATTTGCTTTGGCCGCGGGGCCGCGAGCAAGGTTTAAAATACCGCCTTCAGTTAGCCCGACACCGTTTTACCCCCGCTACCGCCTGGGTTACCGTAATTGTTACCGGACTTGTTCTTACCCTGGGTAGCTTTATTTTCTACAATACAAATATATTAAACGAGTACCTGTCCAGCGCCGACCTGAATAAACGTAAGGCCGAATACGAACAACGCTATAGCCAATTCCGAAACACACCGCAACCCCAGCTTACTGCTACCAAACTGCACGCCGAGATTTACCCGGATCAACAGCAAGTCGAAATCCGGGCTGCTTACACCCTGGTGAATAAAAACACCGTGCCCATTAACTCTATCCATATGGGGAGCACTCCGGGCGTAAAATTAAGTGCGGTAAAGTTCAACCGTTCAGCGGTTGGCGTAGTTAAAGATAAAGAACGCAGCTATTACATATATGCGCTAAAGCAAGCATTACAACCCGGCGACTCCCTGCAATTAAACTTTGTAGTAACTCATAAACAGCGTGGTTTCCAGATGAACAACACTCATTCCCTGGTGGTAAAAAACGGCACCTTCTTTACCAATTACGACCTACTCCCTAGTATTGGCTACCAAAGCCGCCGGGAAATTAAGGATGCGGTGCTCCGGAAAAAGTATAAGCTCGCCCCACGCCCCACTATGCCTTCGCTGTACGATTTGCAGGCGCGTAACAAACCCTTTAGCAACGATCAAAGCACTTTTGAAGCTACGGTAGGCACAGCCAAAGAAGAAATTGCCGTAACACCGGGCAGCTTAAAAAAGACCTGGACAGTCGGCAACCGGCGCTACTTTCGGTATAAAACCGATGCGGCCATCGGGGGCGAGTACGCTTTCTTTTCCGGCAACTACGCGGTGCACAAAAGCAAATGGCAACATGTTGCCATCCGGATTTACTACCATCCCGGGCACGTCCAAAACATTGACCGCATGCTGCAGAGCGTGAAAGCATCACTGAGGTATTATACAGAACAATTCGGTGCTTACCCCTATGGGCATTTAACGGTAGTAGAGCACGCTGGCTCCGGGGGTGGGGGTGGGGCTAGTGCCGATGCAAGCCTGATTTATTATGGAGAACAATACTCCCTGATGAACCCCGATGACAGCCCACAAGGCTTTGATCTCCCTTACTATATTTTGGCGCACGAAGTAGCGCACCAGTGGTGGGGAATGGCCCGATTAAGCCCCGCCAACGTAGAAGGTGCCGGGGTACTGATTGAAGGCCTTGCCGTATATGCCGGCATGCAGGTTCTGGAAAAGTACTATGGCCAAAATCATTTGCGGCAATACGTTAACTACCTGCACTCCGCTTACGAAATGCCCCGTTCCCTGGCTAGTGCTTCTTTACTTCGGGCAAATGAAGAATTTTTGTATTACCGTAAAGGTGGGCTTGCCATGCATGCCTTAAGTAAGTACATCGGTCAAGCCAAAGTTAATGGGGCACTCCAGCGATTACTCCAAAAACACAGCTCCGGAGAGCTACCCCTGCCCACTACCCTGGATTTGTACCAGGAGCTGCAACAAGTAACCCCAGACTCCTTACATTACCTATTACGCGACCTTTTTCAACAGAACACGTATTGGCGCCTTAAAACAAAGCAAGTTACTGCAAACCCAACAAAAGCTGGTAACTGGCAGGTAACCCTGCGGGTGCAGGCGCAAAAAATAGTTGTGGATAGTACGGGTTTAGAAAAAGAAGTACCCATGCATGACTGGCTGGAAGTAGGCTTATACGAAGAAGATAAAGATCTAAGTGATCCCCTTTATCAGCAGATGCACCGCATTCGGACGGGTGAGCAAACCATTAAACTAACCGTACCCCGAAAGCCCATTAGTGGCGGTATTGATCCAAATTATCTACTTATTGACCTGAGATTGGAAGATAATGTTATACAGGTCGAGAAGTAA